The Cellulophaga sp. L1A9 genome window below encodes:
- a CDS encoding efflux RND transporter permease subunit, protein MLNRSIKFLIENKLIAVLLLVLFVGWGTINAPFNWDTGFLPSDPVAVDAIPDIGENQQIVFTKWDGRSPQDIEDQITYPLTSFLLGIPGVKTIRSSSMFGFSSIYIIFEEDIEFYWSRSRILEKLNSLPSNLLPEGINPALGPDATGLGQIFWYTLEGRDKDGNTTGGWDLQELRSIQDYYVKYGLSSASGVSEVASIGGYVQEYQVDVNPELMRQYNISLNQVVKAVKSSNQDIGAQTLEINKAEYLVRGLGYIKSVEDIENAVVTSKDFTAIKIKDIGNVSLGPAARRGILDKEGAEVVGGVVVARYGANPMEVITNVKAKIDELKGGLPAKVLADGRTSQLTVVPFYDRSELIVETLDTLNEALTLEILITILVIIIMVFNLRASILISGLLPVAVLMVFVAMKLFNVDANIVALSGIAIAIGTMVDVGVILAENMIRHLDDEKLRTREDGTALTINEVVYNATAEVSGAILTAVLTTIISFVPVFTMVGAEGKLFRPLAFTKTMALSASLVIALFIIPPLAAFLFRKTTFKNSFKYIINGVLVLVGIAVMLSGFWLGIILIAFGVLSFWSLYFNTSELNFSLFNSPFSLSKNLIQIIISSVAIVLLLAEYWRPLGFDRSIGINLIFVALICFGILGIFSLLKKFYVKILKWALAHKVLFLTIPATVLVLGIWIKNTTGKEFMPSLNEGSFLLMPTSLPHAGVEENKRVLQQLDMAVATIPEIETVVGKAGRTESALDPAPLSMYENMIQYKSEYMRNAEGKRQRYKVNDDGLFELKDGRFMANPNNSKNTILTKVKNAQLIEDEDGEYYRNWRPEIKNPDDIWKELIKVSTLPGITSAPKLQPIETRLVMLQTGMRAPMGIKVKGQDLKQIEAFGLELEHLLKQAEGVKIEAVFADRIVGKPYLLIDIDREKIARYGISIEEVQSVLKVAIGGMALTQTVEGRERYGVRVRYPRELRGNPEDIKDIYIPVETGNPVPLSELATIRYEQGPQVIKSEDTFLVGYVLFDKLDGFAEVAVVENAQALFQQKIDSGELVVPKGISYKFTGTYENQLRAEKTLAVVVPLALAIIFIILYFQFKSVTTSLMVFTGITVAFAGGFIMIWLYGQDWFFNFSLFGENMRDLFNMKTINLSVAVWVGFIALFGIATDDGVVMATYLTQTFDREKPSDKKSIRTAALHAAEKRIRPCLMTTVTTILALLPVLTSTGKGSDIMIPMAIPIFGGMVIDITSYFIVPVLYSWREEMKVKN, encoded by the coding sequence ATGCTAAATAGAAGCATCAAATTTTTAATAGAAAATAAACTTATTGCCGTTTTACTACTAGTTCTTTTTGTAGGCTGGGGTACTATAAATGCGCCATTTAATTGGGATACTGGATTTTTACCCAGTGATCCTGTAGCGGTAGATGCTATTCCTGATATTGGAGAGAACCAACAAATAGTGTTTACAAAATGGGATGGCCGTTCTCCTCAAGATATTGAAGACCAAATAACCTACCCCCTAACCTCTTTCCTATTAGGTATTCCTGGCGTAAAAACCATTCGCAGCTCGTCTATGTTTGGCTTCTCTAGCATCTATATCATTTTTGAAGAGGATATTGAATTTTACTGGAGCAGAAGTAGAATTTTAGAGAAACTAAATTCACTACCTAGTAACCTCTTACCAGAAGGTATAAATCCTGCTTTAGGCCCGGATGCTACAGGTTTAGGACAAATATTCTGGTACACTCTAGAAGGTCGTGATAAAGATGGAAACACTACGGGAGGATGGGACTTGCAGGAACTTAGAAGTATCCAGGACTACTATGTAAAATATGGCCTATCTTCTGCAAGTGGAGTGTCTGAAGTGGCATCTATTGGGGGATATGTTCAAGAGTATCAAGTAGATGTTAATCCAGAATTAATGCGTCAATACAACATTAGTTTAAACCAAGTTGTAAAAGCCGTTAAGAGTAGTAATCAAGATATTGGCGCGCAAACCTTAGAAATTAACAAAGCAGAATATTTAGTACGTGGTTTAGGGTATATAAAATCGGTTGAAGATATTGAAAACGCTGTAGTGACTTCAAAAGATTTTACAGCCATAAAGATTAAGGACATTGGTAATGTATCTTTAGGTCCTGCAGCGCGACGAGGCATTTTAGATAAAGAAGGCGCAGAAGTTGTTGGCGGTGTTGTGGTGGCAAGATATGGTGCAAACCCCATGGAGGTAATTACCAATGTAAAAGCAAAAATAGACGAGCTTAAAGGCGGTTTACCCGCTAAAGTTTTAGCAGACGGAAGAACGTCTCAATTAACCGTCGTTCCGTTTTACGATCGATCAGAACTAATTGTAGAAACCTTAGATACACTTAACGAAGCATTGACCCTAGAAATATTAATTACCATTTTGGTGATTATTATTATGGTTTTCAATTTAAGAGCTTCTATTCTAATCTCTGGTTTATTACCTGTTGCAGTATTAATGGTTTTTGTAGCCATGAAACTATTTAATGTAGATGCAAATATTGTTGCCCTTTCTGGTATTGCAATCGCTATTGGAACTATGGTAGATGTTGGCGTCATACTTGCCGAAAATATGATTCGTCATCTCGATGATGAAAAACTAAGAACTCGTGAGGATGGAACAGCATTAACTATAAATGAAGTTGTTTATAATGCTACAGCGGAAGTATCTGGCGCTATTCTAACTGCAGTATTAACTACCATTATCAGTTTTGTACCTGTATTTACTATGGTTGGCGCTGAAGGAAAATTGTTTAGACCTCTAGCCTTTACCAAAACAATGGCCTTATCCGCGTCTTTGGTGATTGCTTTATTTATAATTCCGCCTTTAGCAGCATTTTTATTCCGAAAAACGACGTTTAAAAACTCATTTAAATACATTATAAATGGAGTTTTAGTGCTTGTTGGAATAGCAGTTATGCTTAGCGGATTTTGGCTAGGAATTATTTTAATAGCTTTCGGAGTTTTGTCATTTTGGAGTTTGTACTTTAATACCTCTGAACTAAACTTTTCGCTTTTTAATTCTCCCTTTTCACTTTCAAAAAACCTTATCCAGATTATTATTTCTTCGGTGGCTATTGTACTGCTGCTTGCCGAATATTGGAGGCCACTAGGTTTTGATCGTAGCATAGGCATCAACTTAATTTTCGTAGCCCTTATTTGTTTCGGAATTTTAGGAATATTCTCTTTATTAAAGAAGTTTTATGTAAAGATTTTAAAATGGGCTTTGGCTCATAAAGTCTTGTTTTTAACCATTCCTGCAACAGTACTGGTACTCGGAATTTGGATTAAGAATACTACAGGAAAAGAGTTTATGCCTTCTTTAAATGAAGGGTCTTTTCTTCTGATGCCCACCTCTCTCCCACATGCTGGTGTTGAAGAAAATAAGCGCGTGCTTCAACAATTAGATATGGCGGTAGCAACTATTCCTGAGATTGAAACTGTCGTAGGAAAAGCTGGTAGAACAGAATCTGCATTAGATCCTGCTCCTTTATCGATGTACGAAAACATGATTCAGTATAAGTCTGAATACATGCGAAATGCCGAAGGAAAAAGACAACGCTATAAAGTAAATGATGATGGTCTATTTGAGTTAAAAGACGGGCGCTTTATGGCAAATCCAAACAACTCAAAAAATACGATACTTACTAAGGTTAAAAACGCTCAATTAATAGAAGATGAAGACGGCGAATACTACAGAAACTGGCGACCAGAAATTAAGAATCCAGATGATATTTGGAAGGAGCTTATAAAAGTCTCTACACTGCCTGGAATTACTTCTGCTCCAAAATTACAGCCTATAGAAACCCGATTAGTGATGCTACAAACAGGGATGCGTGCTCCTATGGGTATAAAAGTAAAAGGTCAAGATTTGAAACAGATTGAAGCTTTTGGTTTGGAATTAGAACACCTTTTAAAACAAGCGGAAGGCGTTAAAATAGAGGCTGTTTTTGCAGATAGAATTGTTGGTAAACCGTATTTATTAATTGACATCGATAGAGAAAAAATAGCACGTTATGGTATTTCTATTGAAGAGGTTCAAAGTGTGCTAAAAGTGGCCATTGGTGGTATGGCATTAACACAAACCGTTGAAGGCAGAGAACGCTATGGTGTTCGCGTGCGTTACCCAAGAGAGCTACGTGGTAATCCAGAGGATATAAAAGACATTTATATTCCAGTAGAAACAGGAAATCCTGTGCCTTTAAGCGAATTGGCTACTATTAGATATGAACAAGGTCCGCAAGTCATAAAAAGTGAAGATACCTTTTTAGTCGGTTATGTATTGTTTGATAAACTAGATGGTTTCGCAGAAGTAGCTGTTGTAGAAAACGCACAAGCATTGTTTCAACAGAAAATAGATTCCGGAGAATTAGTGGTACCGAAAGGCATCAGTTATAAATTTACAGGAACGTATGAGAATCAATTACGAGCAGAAAAAACACTCGCTGTGGTTGTTCCATTAGCGCTCGCTATCATTTTTATAATCCTTTATTTTCAGTTTAAATCTGTTACCACATCATTAATGGTATTTACAGGTATTACAGTGGCATTTGCAGGTGGTTTTATTATGATTTGGTTATATGGACAAGATTGGTTTTTCAATTTTAGCTTGTTTGGTGAGAATATGCGAGATCTCTTTAATATGAAAACCATCAATCTAAGTGTCGCCGTTTGGGTTGGTTTTATAGCCTTATTTGGTATTGCTACAGATGATGGCGTGGTTATGGCAACCTACTTAACACAAACATTTGACCGCGAAAAACCTTCGGATAAAAAAAGCATCAGAACTGCTGCGTTACATGCTGCAGAAAAACGTATTCGCCCTTGTTTAATGACTACGGTAACCACCATTTTGGCATTGTTACCCGTTTTAACCTCCACAGGAAAAGGAAGTGATATTATGATCCCTATGGCTATCCCCATATTTGGAGGGATGGTTATAGACATTACCTCTTACTTTATTGTACCGGTTTTATATAGCTGGAGAGAAGAAATGAAAGTGAAAAACTAA
- a CDS encoding four helix bundle protein, whose product MGKSILKEKSYAFVILVVKLSQSLVTEKKEYVLRKQLLRIGTAIGAVIRETEFALSKADFIHKMSISLKEVNEPLYWLDLRKDTDYVPEEAHLIHFNLNKELVSMSVSAIKTTKSRN is encoded by the coding sequence ATGGGAAAAAGTATTTTAAAAGAGAAAAGTTATGCCTTTGTTATTTTAGTTGTGAAATTATCTCAATCACTAGTTACAGAAAAAAAAGAATATGTTTTAAGAAAGCAACTTTTGAGAATTGGAACTGCTATCGGAGCAGTAATTCGTGAAACTGAATTTGCTCTAAGTAAGGCCGACTTTATCCATAAAATGAGCATTTCTCTTAAAGAAGTTAATGAACCTTTGTATTGGTTAGACTTACGCAAAGACACAGATTATGTACCCGAAGAAGCACATCTCATTCATTTTAACTTAAATAAAGAATTAGTTTCAATGTCGGTTAGTGCCATTAAAACAACAAAATCAAGAAATTAA
- a CDS encoding TolC family protein, producing the protein MINFQLTPKKLRRLFVFSFSLLAIHISNAQELESYINTALKNSPEIQKFEVQYNIATEKVNEANTLPNTEFSASYFVLEPETRTGSQRYKVAAKQMLPWFGTITSRENYASSLADINYEELVIAKRKLVVSVSESYYKLYVSKAKQAVLIENIKLLDTYEALALTSVEVGKASAVDVFRLQIRQNELEQLQQVLKQQFLSEQTAFNNLLNRKKDVEVSVIATLVLPPDDIKTTTKNLTLHPELIKYDKLYQSVTQSELLNQKESKLSFGFGIDYINIQAAPDITYSKNGQDILMPTVSLSVPLFNNKYKSQTKQNALQQKEIEYQKQERLNTLETLLDKAINDRISSRIRYNTHVKNLKQAKDAETILVKSYETGTIDFNDVLEIQELQLKFQISLIESVQNYYVQTTIINYLSN; encoded by the coding sequence ATGATAAATTTTCAACTCACACCTAAAAAACTAAGGAGGTTATTTGTTTTTAGCTTTTCACTTTTAGCTATTCATATTAGCAATGCACAAGAACTAGAATCTTATATTAACACTGCTTTAAAAAACAGTCCTGAAATTCAAAAATTTGAAGTACAATATAACATTGCAACTGAAAAAGTGAATGAAGCGAATACCCTTCCGAATACTGAATTTAGTGCTAGTTACTTTGTTCTAGAACCAGAAACACGAACAGGATCACAGCGTTATAAAGTCGCCGCCAAACAAATGCTACCCTGGTTTGGGACCATAACTTCTCGTGAAAATTATGCTAGTTCTTTGGCCGATATTAATTACGAAGAGCTTGTTATTGCCAAAAGAAAGCTAGTCGTTTCTGTCTCTGAATCTTATTATAAACTGTACGTTAGCAAAGCCAAACAAGCAGTATTAATAGAAAACATTAAACTATTAGATACGTATGAAGCACTAGCATTAACCTCTGTAGAAGTTGGCAAAGCTTCTGCTGTAGATGTGTTTAGACTACAAATAAGACAGAATGAGTTAGAACAACTACAACAAGTTTTAAAACAACAGTTTTTATCTGAGCAAACTGCTTTTAATAATCTGTTGAATAGAAAAAAAGATGTAGAAGTATCCGTTATAGCTACTTTGGTTTTACCTCCTGATGATATTAAAACTACTACTAAAAATTTAACCTTGCATCCAGAATTAATTAAATACGATAAGTTATATCAATCTGTAACACAGTCAGAATTACTAAATCAAAAGGAAAGTAAGCTTTCGTTTGGTTTCGGAATTGATTATATCAATATTCAAGCTGCCCCAGATATCACCTATAGTAAAAACGGACAAGATATTTTAATGCCAACGGTTTCCTTATCGGTTCCCCTTTTCAATAACAAATACAAATCGCAAACCAAGCAGAATGCCTTGCAGCAGAAAGAAATTGAATATCAAAAGCAAGAACGTTTAAATACTTTAGAAACACTTTTAGATAAGGCTATAAACGATAGAATTTCGTCACGAATACGTTACAATACACACGTAAAAAATTTGAAACAAGCTAAAGATGCTGAAACTATTCTAGTAAAAAGCTATGAAACAGGAACTATTGATTTTAATGATGTTTTAGAGATACAGGAACTACAACTAAAGTTTCAAATAAGCCTTATAGAATCAGTACAAAACTATTATGTACAAACCACAATCATAAATTATTTAAGTAATTAA
- a CDS encoding efflux RND transporter periplasmic adaptor subunit, translating into MKKYIIYTAILALGILLGSFFFGGESTSETKHNHDIEAADSQLWTCSMHPQIMLPEPGLCPICAMDLIPAESSTQGLLADQFKLSENAIALANIQTTLVGTSTVNEDGIILSGKIVENEDNTAIQPAHFNGRIEKLYVTSLGEKVTKGQAVAQIYSADLIAAQQELITTYSIRESQPQLYKAVQNKFKNWKIHGDQLDEVLKTGQVKTSFTIYSHVSGVVTEIAVSDGAHIMDGKPIFKVSNLSTVWANFDVYENQISLFKKGQDIEVITSAYANKVFKGTVDFIDPILDTSTRTVKLRVVLNNKDQILKPGLFVEGKIKRTTTSESDVLSIPTTAVLWTGKRSVVYIKSKTNEPVFEMREITLGNQIGDNYQVLEGLNNGDELVTNGTFTVDAAAQLQGKKSMMNKNSGKVMTGHEGHQMNK; encoded by the coding sequence ATGAAAAAATATATAATTTACACCGCAATATTAGCCCTTGGCATCTTATTAGGAAGTTTCTTTTTTGGAGGAGAGTCTACTTCAGAAACAAAACACAATCACGATATAGAGGCTGCAGACAGTCAGTTATGGACCTGCTCTATGCATCCTCAAATTATGCTTCCAGAACCTGGGCTATGTCCTATTTGTGCTATGGATTTAATTCCGGCAGAAAGCAGTACTCAAGGTTTACTGGCTGATCAATTTAAACTTTCTGAAAATGCCATCGCATTAGCCAACATACAAACTACTTTGGTAGGTACCAGTACCGTAAATGAAGACGGCATCATACTTTCTGGGAAAATTGTAGAAAATGAAGATAATACAGCCATACAACCTGCCCATTTTAACGGGCGAATAGAAAAATTATACGTAACATCATTAGGGGAAAAAGTCACAAAAGGACAAGCTGTTGCTCAAATATATTCAGCAGATTTAATTGCTGCACAGCAAGAATTAATAACTACATATAGCATAAGAGAATCGCAGCCACAACTATACAAAGCGGTACAAAACAAATTTAAAAACTGGAAAATTCATGGAGATCAATTAGATGAAGTCCTAAAAACGGGGCAAGTAAAAACAAGTTTTACTATATATTCTCATGTTTCTGGTGTTGTTACAGAAATTGCGGTTAGCGATGGCGCCCATATTATGGACGGTAAACCTATTTTTAAAGTGTCTAACCTTTCTACAGTTTGGGCAAATTTTGATGTATATGAGAACCAAATTAGTTTGTTTAAAAAAGGACAAGACATTGAAGTAATTACTTCTGCTTACGCTAATAAAGTTTTTAAAGGAACCGTAGATTTTATAGATCCTATTTTAGATACCAGCACCAGAACCGTAAAATTAAGGGTGGTACTGAATAACAAAGATCAAATATTAAAACCTGGCCTTTTTGTTGAAGGTAAAATAAAAAGAACCACCACCAGTGAATCAGATGTCCTATCTATACCAACAACAGCTGTTTTATGGACAGGCAAACGCTCTGTAGTCTATATCAAATCTAAAACAAATGAACCTGTTTTTGAAATGCGTGAAATTACTTTAGGCAATCAAATTGGAGATAACTATCAAGTTTTAGAAGGTTTAAATAACGGAGATGAACTTGTAACCAACGGTACGTTTACTGTAGATGCAGCAGCTCAATTACAAGGTAAAAAATCAATGATGAATAAGAATAGCGGTAAGGTTATGACCGGCCATGAAGGCCATCAAATGAATAAATAA
- a CDS encoding cellulase family glycosylhydrolase, whose translation MKKSNFKQRMNACLFFTSLLFSSVVLQAQNYCSSTPVAVHGSLSVSGNKIVDKNNNPVSFAGNSFFWSNTGWGAEKYYNADVVNWLASDWNTTIVRAAMGVEDSGGYLSNPTENKNRVKAVVDAAIAKGIYVIIDWHSHHAEDNEAAAISFFQEMAQTYGNNPHVIYEIYNEPLQVSWSNTIKPYAERVSAAIRAIDPDNLIIVGTSTWSQDVDIASNDPITSTTNIAYTLHFYAATHKESLRQKAQTALNNGVALMVTEWGSVEASGNGNVDTASTDAWMSFLATNNITHANWSLHDKSEGASVLNPGASTTGGWAASNLTASGTKVKSIVKNWKQYCSDTDTGGGTTNQEPSVGITSPAANSSSAAGTTIQVKATATDADGTITQVAFYANGSIIGTDVSSPYTQNWNPTSGSYTLTAIATDNAGAKTTSTAVAVTIGTLPGGGTCTDLPVWNANTVYANAGSQVVFNGTIYKNNWYTKNQSPATNSGQWEVWTLVSSCTTINATSARTEIKLYPNPSSDKIQIEVGDTEDFSRVTIIDFQGRVVYENKITSKGTIEIPLNNYDEGMYFVKLTGKKEVTKSFIKKP comes from the coding sequence ATGAAAAAAAGTAACTTTAAACAAAGGATGAACGCCTGTTTATTCTTCACAAGTCTGCTGTTTAGTTCCGTAGTCTTACAAGCCCAAAATTACTGTTCCTCTACGCCTGTAGCGGTTCACGGTAGTTTAAGTGTAAGCGGAAATAAGATCGTAGATAAAAACAACAACCCTGTAAGTTTTGCCGGAAATAGTTTTTTCTGGTCCAATACTGGATGGGGAGCAGAGAAGTATTACAACGCAGACGTTGTAAATTGGCTAGCGTCTGATTGGAATACCACTATCGTGCGAGCAGCAATGGGAGTAGAAGATTCTGGTGGGTATTTAAGTAATCCTACTGAGAATAAAAACAGAGTAAAAGCGGTAGTAGATGCTGCTATTGCAAAAGGTATTTATGTCATCATAGATTGGCATTCTCATCATGCAGAGGATAATGAAGCTGCTGCGATTTCTTTTTTCCAAGAAATGGCTCAAACCTACGGCAACAATCCACATGTAATTTATGAGATCTACAATGAGCCTTTACAAGTATCTTGGTCTAATACGATTAAACCGTATGCAGAAAGAGTAAGTGCAGCCATTAGAGCGATAGATCCTGATAATTTAATTATTGTTGGAACATCTACTTGGTCTCAAGATGTAGATATTGCTTCAAATGATCCTATTACCAGTACCACTAATATTGCATATACATTACATTTTTATGCGGCTACGCATAAAGAAAGTCTGCGTCAAAAAGCACAAACAGCCTTGAATAATGGTGTTGCGCTTATGGTAACAGAATGGGGTAGTGTAGAAGCTAGCGGTAATGGTAATGTAGATACTGCTTCTACTGATGCTTGGATGTCTTTTCTAGCTACTAATAATATTACGCATGCTAATTGGTCTCTTCATGATAAAAGTGAAGGAGCTTCGGTATTAAATCCAGGTGCGAGTACCACCGGTGGTTGGGCAGCAAGTAATTTAACGGCTTCAGGGACTAAAGTAAAAAGTATTGTCAAAAACTGGAAACAGTATTGCTCAGATACTGACACTGGTGGTGGTACGACCAACCAAGAACCTAGTGTAGGCATAACAAGTCCTGCAGCAAACAGTTCTTCTGCAGCTGGAACGACTATTCAAGTAAAAGCTACGGCTACTGATGCGGATGGCACAATAACTCAAGTAGCATTTTATGCAAATGGGAGTATTATTGGTACAGACGTGAGTAGTCCTTATACGCAGAACTGGAATCCAACTTCAGGATCTTATACTTTAACGGCTATAGCAACAGACAATGCTGGTGCTAAGACCACAAGTACAGCAGTTGCGGTTACAATAGGAACTCTGCCTGGTGGTGGCACCTGTACTGATTTACCAGTATGGAATGCCAATACCGTGTATGCAAATGCCGGAAGTCAAGTTGTTTTTAATGGTACTATTTACAAGAATAATTGGTACACCAAAAACCAAAGTCCCGCAACCAACTCAGGACAATGGGAAGTATGGACTTTAGTAAGTTCTTGTACAACCATAAATGCTACAAGTGCACGTACTGAAATAAAGCTCTATCCGAACCCTTCCAGTGATAAAATACAAATTGAAGTTGGTGATACAGAAGATTTTTCTAGAGTAACCATCATAGATTTTCAAGGAAGAGTAGTGTATGAAAACAAAATCACCTCAAAAGGAACTATTGAAATTCCTTTAAATAACTATGATGAGGGAATGTATTTTGTGAAACTAACGGGTAAAAAAGAAGTAACCAAAAGCTTTATTAAAAAGCCATAG
- a CDS encoding cold-shock protein: MSKGTVKFFNDAKGFGFITEEGVEKDHFVHISGLIDEVREGDVVEFDLQEGNKGLNAVNVKVI; this comes from the coding sequence ATGAGTAAAGGAACAGTAAAATTTTTCAATGACGCTAAAGGATTTGGATTTATCACTGAAGAAGGAGTTGAAAAAGATCACTTTGTGCACATTTCAGGATTAATTGACGAAGTACGCGAAGGCGACGTTGTTGAGTTTGATCTTCAAGAAGGAAACAAAGGCTTAAACGCAGTAAACGTAAAAGTTATCTAA
- a CDS encoding mechanosensitive ion channel family protein produces the protein MNFEHLLYDYLVSIGMSPMSSKYLNMIALLGILLVIAILVDFLIRKIIVKLFTQFTLKSKTNFDNLLVKNKAPRSIAHIIPLIVALELIPHVFVDFPYFENIVEKGLQVFAIILTLWIVRSFLNTLKDYFKTLPSLRDKPIDSYIQVFMIFAWMLGIMSAFAIITGIEFIKFITTIGAASAVIILVFKDTILGFVASIQVSINDMVRIGDWITFEKYGADGDVSEINLSTVKVQNFDKTITTIPTYALISDSFKNWRGMEISEGRRIKRALNIKLDSVSYLSKNEVDKLKKINAIAAYLETRQADIDAYNTNNNIDKELLLNGRNLTNIGVFRKYVETYIENHSGINKEMMIMVRQLAPGTQGIPIEIYAFSSDKRWKNYEYIMADIFDHIIAAVPYFNLEIFELPSNSSFRDSK, from the coding sequence ATGAATTTTGAACACCTTTTATACGATTATTTAGTATCAATAGGAATGTCTCCTATGTCTTCTAAGTATCTAAATATGATTGCTTTATTAGGCATACTTTTAGTAATCGCAATTTTGGTTGATTTTCTAATACGAAAGATCATCGTAAAACTATTTACACAGTTCACCTTAAAATCTAAAACCAATTTCGATAATTTACTGGTAAAGAATAAAGCACCACGTAGTATTGCACATATCATTCCTTTGATTGTTGCTTTAGAACTTATTCCGCATGTGTTTGTTGACTTCCCTTATTTTGAAAATATCGTTGAAAAGGGATTACAAGTATTTGCTATTATCTTAACGCTGTGGATCGTTCGTAGCTTCTTAAACACGCTTAAAGATTACTTTAAAACCTTACCAAGTTTAAGAGATAAACCCATAGACAGTTACATACAAGTATTTATGATTTTTGCTTGGATGCTTGGGATTATGTCTGCTTTTGCTATTATTACAGGGATAGAATTTATTAAATTCATTACGACTATTGGTGCTGCCTCAGCTGTAATTATTCTTGTTTTTAAAGATACCATTCTAGGTTTCGTTGCCAGTATTCAAGTCTCTATAAATGATATGGTACGTATTGGTGACTGGATAACCTTTGAGAAATATGGTGCAGATGGTGATGTTAGTGAGATTAATCTATCTACAGTGAAAGTTCAAAATTTTGATAAGACCATAACTACAATCCCCACTTACGCGTTAATCTCTGATTCATTTAAGAACTGGAGGGGAATGGAAATCTCAGAAGGAAGGCGTATAAAAAGAGCCTTAAATATTAAATTAGATAGCGTTAGCTATTTATCTAAAAATGAAGTAGATAAACTAAAAAAGATAAATGCTATTGCAGCATATTTAGAAACGCGCCAAGCAGATATTGATGCTTATAATACCAATAATAATATTGATAAAGAGCTGCTTTTAAACGGCAGAAATCTTACCAATATTGGCGTCTTTAGAAAGTATGTAGAAACCTATATTGAAAATCATTCTGGCATCAATAAAGAGATGATGATCATGGTACGTCAATTGGCACCAGGAACACAGGGAATCCCAATAGAAATTTATGCTTTTAGCAGTGATAAACGATGGAAGAATTACGAATATATTATGGCAGATATCTTTGATCATATCATTGCGGCAGTACCTTATTTCAATTTGGAAATTTTTGAATTACCTAGCAATTCAAGTTTTAGAGATTCAAAATAA
- a CDS encoding outer membrane beta-barrel protein, whose product MKSLQIIFTTVLFNIVCITGVQAQLQGTSELSLGYGSNSIYKISKFYDISVSSDFSSLLYSEIKSSGVASLSYKYAINNRFMIGGSVNYENLKINKIEYVGFLDFQQIPEQNYSNFSIALETDYRYISNPKFQMYSGLGIAYFSSEAFESNTSFQINALGFRVGKKLAAFAELGFGYKGFLALGASLQF is encoded by the coding sequence ATGAAATCATTACAAATTATTTTTACCACAGTACTATTCAATATTGTTTGTATTACGGGCGTTCAAGCACAATTACAAGGAACAAGTGAATTGAGCTTAGGGTACGGATCTAATAGTATTTACAAAATTTCCAAATTTTACGACATTTCAGTTTCTTCAGATTTTTCATCCCTATTGTATTCTGAAATTAAGAGTAGTGGGGTGGCTAGTTTGAGTTATAAATATGCCATAAATAATCGGTTTATGATTGGAGGGTCTGTAAATTATGAAAATCTAAAAATCAATAAAATAGAATATGTTGGGTTCTTAGATTTTCAACAAATTCCGGAACAAAATTATTCAAATTTTAGCATCGCCTTAGAAACAGACTATAGGTATATCTCCAACCCTAAATTTCAAATGTATTCGGGATTAGGTATCGCCTACTTCTCAAGTGAAGCGTTTGAATCAAATACATCTTTTCAAATAAATGCATTAGGATTTCGAGTAGGAAAAAAACTAGCTGCATTTGCAGAACTGGGCTTTGGATATAAAGGGTTTTTAGCGCTTGGTGCTTCACTTCAGTTTTAA
- a CDS encoding transposase: MKYKKWTLDQKLEILSSSEEIGIIEACRKYGVSTGTFYSWKKKHESQGEAGLKVIYDTKSKEHKQAEEENRILRKLLSNKEIELEVQRELLKKKFGTSDPRKI; the protein is encoded by the coding sequence ATGAAATACAAGAAATGGACCTTAGATCAGAAGTTAGAAATTCTCTCTAGTTCAGAAGAGATCGGCATCATAGAAGCCTGTCGTAAATACGGAGTTAGTACAGGTACTTTTTATAGTTGGAAGAAGAAACATGAGAGTCAAGGAGAAGCAGGCTTAAAAGTCATCTATGATACTAAAAGTAAAGAACACAAGCAGGCAGAAGAAGAAAACCGAATACTACGTAAGCTTCTAAGCAATAAGGAAATTGAATTAGAAGTACAACGAGAACTTTTAAAAAAAAAGTTTGGAACGTCCGATCCAAGAAAGATTTAG